A stretch of the Crocinitomicaceae bacterium genome encodes the following:
- a CDS encoding stage II sporulation protein M has translation MKETDFIQQNKKKWARFEKLSANGNNDPDEVAELFTEITEDLSYAKTFYPRRSVRVYLNQLAQGVFTSLYKQHKQPIGSFSKFWTQTVPLEMYRSRYNLLTAFLFFLLACLIGIASQANDEGFVRIILGDGYVDETLRRIEDGNPMGVYGDSPSGSMFWQITINNIRVAFITFVAGITVVLTYFLLLYNGVMLGAFQWFFKTKGLLLTSFLAVWIHGAFEISSIVIAGAAGITVGSGLLFPRSYSRLQSLVFSAKRGLVIMVSLIPFFIIAGFLESYVTRHYLAIPDPIKLVLILLCFGIMILYYVIYPFFVAKKFPEKIELKEVPRHIPEKKMEWNIIRNAGEVFTDTFYLFIAKASRLSRIFMSVVLPLILVFTVLIYILEAGRFNYVSLSWYENMGSLFGTRGDFTFYKLFGWPVALSLLILAAHFITHDKSDESLMSKFFSYSLKPFIWVYLFSLMIFSILIFANGFIIFLLLFVSPFLLLIPSIILIEKKNFFSAFGQCFSLGKGAYGDGLGSVMLFALITVIFFFFLENPFFGFLELLLQIVKEFVITSSDSYLIILAFISSIAYLLFIFFMFSIVLIALQFCYYTSSEKSTAKGLYERLNQFGRRSRNFENALDFE, from the coding sequence TTGAAGGAAACAGATTTCATACAACAAAATAAAAAGAAGTGGGCGCGGTTTGAAAAACTGTCTGCCAATGGAAATAATGATCCGGATGAAGTAGCTGAACTCTTCACTGAAATTACGGAAGATCTTTCCTACGCAAAAACATTTTACCCGCGTCGCTCTGTTCGTGTTTACCTAAACCAATTGGCACAAGGGGTATTTACCAGTTTGTACAAACAGCATAAGCAACCAATAGGAAGTTTTTCAAAATTCTGGACACAAACCGTACCACTTGAAATGTATCGGTCACGATATAATTTGCTAACGGCGTTTCTCTTTTTCTTGTTGGCTTGTTTAATCGGTATCGCATCGCAAGCAAATGATGAAGGTTTCGTGCGTATTATTTTAGGTGACGGATATGTGGATGAAACTCTTCGCAGAATTGAAGATGGCAATCCAATGGGGGTTTACGGTGATTCACCTTCAGGCAGTATGTTCTGGCAAATCACCATTAATAATATTCGCGTTGCGTTTATCACTTTTGTTGCCGGAATCACCGTGGTGCTTACCTACTTTTTGTTGTTATACAACGGCGTTATGTTGGGCGCTTTTCAGTGGTTCTTCAAAACTAAAGGCTTATTGCTTACCTCCTTTTTAGCGGTATGGATACATGGTGCTTTTGAAATTTCTTCCATTGTGATTGCCGGCGCTGCAGGAATAACGGTTGGAAGTGGTTTGCTTTTCCCAAGATCGTATTCCCGTTTGCAATCGTTGGTTTTTTCTGCAAAGCGAGGCTTAGTTATCATGGTGAGTTTGATTCCGTTTTTTATTATTGCAGGATTTCTTGAAAGTTATGTCACTCGGCATTATCTTGCTATTCCTGATCCCATAAAACTGGTGCTTATTCTGTTGTGTTTTGGTATCATGATTTTGTATTATGTTATTTATCCATTTTTTGTTGCGAAAAAATTCCCTGAAAAAATAGAATTAAAAGAGGTGCCAAGACATATACCTGAAAAGAAAATGGAGTGGAATATTATCCGCAATGCAGGTGAAGTTTTTACAGATACTTTTTATCTCTTCATTGCAAAGGCTTCACGTTTATCTCGCATTTTTATGTCGGTGGTGCTGCCGCTAATTCTTGTTTTCACAGTGTTGATTTATATTTTGGAAGCCGGTCGTTTTAACTATGTTTCATTAAGTTGGTATGAAAATATGGGGTCGCTTTTTGGTACTCGAGGAGATTTTACTTTTTATAAATTATTTGGCTGGCCGGTTGCCCTTAGTTTGCTAATTCTTGCGGCACACTTTATCACACATGACAAGTCAGATGAAAGTTTGATGTCAAAATTTTTCAGTTATAGTTTGAAGCCTTTCATTTGGGTATATTTATTTTCTCTAATGATATTTTCAATTTTAATTTTTGCAAACGGGTTTATTATATTTCTGCTTCTTTTTGTGAGTCCTTTTCTTCTACTTATTCCATCTATCATATTAATTGAGAAGAAAAATTTTTTCTCAGCTTTTGGACAGTGCTTCTCATTGGGTAAAGGCGCGTATGGAGATGGCCTTGGTTCTGTCATGCTCTTTGCTCTTATCACGGTTATTTTCTTTTTCTTTCTTGAAAATCCATTTTTTGGTTTTCTTGAGTTGTTACTTCAAATTGTTAAAGAATTTGTCATTACATCAAGTGATAGTTATTTGATTATTCTGGCTTTTATTTCAAGCATCGCTTATCTGTTGTTCATCTTTTTTATGTTTAGCATTGTGCTCATTGCGCTTCAGTTTTGTTACTACACCTCAAGTGAAAAAAGCACGGCAAAAGGTTTGTATGAAAGACTGAATCAATTTGGACGTCGAAGCCGGAATTTTGAAAATGCACTTGACTTTGAATAG